Genomic window (Gasterosteus aculeatus chromosome 13, fGasAcu3.hap1.1, whole genome shotgun sequence):
gacactCGTGTTTAATGACCTTCCATATGTTggttcaacaaacacacacaaataatacaGAATTGAGTACGTTTAGAATGGATCAAACCACCGTAAagtaaaatataattaaaccattaaatgaatatataaacgGAACTAAACATTTATTCAGACGTGTTTATACTTCTGTAACAACAAAGGTGATTTTTCATGTCACTACCTGTTGCAATTTTAACCTTGCAGGCAATTGCTGCTGCTCATACCTGCTTTACCTCCATTCTGAAAACACATTTCGCTTAAATTTGAAAACTCGGAACTTGTAATTTAGTCTGAATGCCAGTCATCCGCTCAGTCAACGGTAACTAGGCAACGCGACGCTTCGCCGGAGCTGTCTAAACGAAACAGTAACTTAGTGGGTTTAAGGTAATTACCTAAAAACCTATAAAAACGTTTCCCTGTTGAGAATTGAATGAGACTTATATGACCGCTGATATTGTGGTTATTATTTACCACAGTTACCGTTATGTGTTGTATCGTAACTTTGCTCTTTCGGCTAACTCAGGCTAACTGTTTACTACCGTTAGCTAGCGCTTGCTAACTTTGCCACTCGTAGAGACGTCAACAGAAAAAGGACGAAGCTATAAGAAGTAACTGCAAACAAAGACGTGTAGCGGTGAAACATGATGTCAGATGCTGAAGAAGAGAAGGCGAAGAGTTCAGGAGTTAAGAGGGAAGAAACCGGAGCGGACACACTGAAGATGACCGGGCAATCTCAAGTGTACACTGCAACCAGAGACACTCTCCTCCCGAAGAACATTACTCACACGCCTACACATGCACTGGTAAGCGTGTCTTTTTTGAATATGTATATTTGAACAAACTTGGATAAAAGGGTCATCTGAGAACGATCACCGGCTCATTAAAAACGCTCATTATTCAGTCTCCAGAATGGGTGTTTGGGATGAATCCTGCTCTTTCTGCCTTCAACATGCAAGACCACGATCAGCTGGTGGTCCTCTATGGTGCAGCTCATGTTGGGGTCATCTACAATCACACAACAAAGTCCCAGCACATACTTCAGGTATACAAATCATCAGGTTTCAAGTTGCAGGGTTGATTTAAAAAGCCTAATGTGTATAATCAATCTTCTCAGGGTCACTGCTGCCCAAtctcatgtatgtgtgtaagtgACGACAGACGCTGGATTGCATCAGCAGACCACGGGCCCAAAAGCACAGTGATGATATGGGACTCCTACTCTGGGTAGCTCTTGATTCTGCATGGAGGCTTTTAATGTAATAACTGCTGCTTTTGATGGTGACAACAAAAATGAATGACTATTTCAGCATTCCTGTGCGTACATTGTTTGACTGCCACCCAGTGGGAGGTGTCGTTGCGATGGCATTTTCAAGTGACACAAAACATCTGGTAACTCTCGGTGCCGAGGAAAAACAAGTGAGTACgccagaagttttttttttttaattaagtaaCGGATAATCTAGATTGTGAATCCACAAtcctggaaaaaataaaaaacgcatTTATGATCTATGGTTTCTCCAAGTACCACTTTCCGGTCCTGGTTCATGATGAATTGGAAATAGACACTTTGAAGGTGAAGAAATGGGACTTTCTTTAAGATGTTAGAGCTCCAAAAAGGCTCTCTTCATAATATGGTAGCAAAGAAAATGTATCCATATATTCAGGATCTTTAAACATCATGTCATGATTTTAGGATTACCATCAGTGCTTAAGTACTATTTGCAAATGAACATATGCAACGACATAAAATCATCTCAAAATGGCGCTGTGTCTAAATATAACCGTACAACAACGAGTTCACAAAAACATCTTCCATGGTTAATATTAAACACTGGATTTTACTAAATTAATCTATTCACAACTAACCATTTGACAATCTTtgcgcagtgtgtgtgtatttggaattggacgaatgAAATAGATAAGCCTTTGTGGTTTACTGAGCTGGATCCCGACCATGGTTTCCATGTAAGTTACTTTTGCCTTCTAAACATTGTTTACTTCAGTACATGGACATGGCATTCAGCAGGTcaaacattcaaatgtttttatttttattttttttcaggaCTACATTATTTTCAATCCATATGATAGTGGCCAACTGCTCAGCAACAGTAGAAGCCATTTGCTATTTTACAGCACAGTAAGTCCTGCTGTTCATTTTTTCTCAAAAGATAACAGGTGTTAAGTGTCAGTGTATTGCAATAATcatctgattttattttcaggCCCAAGGAAGTCTGCAATACGTTGCCCTGAATAttgagaaggtaaaaaaaagaataatccaAATGTTGTAAAAAATGCTTTGAATTTGTCATAGATGTTTCTGTAATTCCTAGCGATTAGTTTTATGATTTATTGATATGTTTCAACTGGTCAACGTTGAATTTGTATgatgtctttgatttgctcagcATTCTCCAGGCACTTCCCAAACTGCCAAGATGCCTCGCAGCTCAATGAGCCAGTCTGTGTTTCATTTGAGATTGCCTCGGATCCTAACAATGACGGCGGCCACCAAAATTGTTGTGTGGGATGTGATGAAAGACGTTGATCCAAACAAAAGCCGCCCCATAACTATAATCCGTCTTCAGAACGATCCAATCACAGTTCTCACCGtaacagacaggtagagagagagacatcctttttaataaaaaggacatgtatttattgattttgACTTCTCTATCCGTTTGAAATCCAAGGTTTACTGTGACGGGTGACACTCAAGGCCACATCAAGTTTTATAATGAAGAATTCAAGCTCCTCACTTGGTACACCGACTTCAACCTGGATGCCATtgtttccatttccttttccaAAGAGTGTGCACAGGCCTGTCCTGAGGTCTACAACCCAGAGGGAAAACCATTAATGATGAGGTAGAAGAAACACAATATATTATGTCTGTTATGTCTGTTACGTGCATTTTAGCCGAGCTGACTTCTCCTTTCTGCAGGAACTTTGTTGTGTCCACAGCCACATCCGAAGTAGTACATGTGAATATACAGAGCGGCATCCCTCAGATCCTGTTACATAAGGAAAGTGAGCCCATACATGCAGTGGCCTGCCACCCCAAACTGCCAGTTGTGGTCATGGGCAATCTAAGGGGTGTTTTAAAAGTGTGGGACTATGACAACAAAGTGATTATCTGCAGCAAGGTCTTTGAGACAGGGCAGCAGATTCAGTGTGTCACTTTTGACCCCCAAGGTGAGCCCACATTCTGTCTGACTGAAGCCAGTTTTACCCATCTGCTGCATGGATTATCAGTTAGTCACTCCATTCTACAATGTACACAGTAACCTTTCTGTCTCTGAACAGGATTATACCTGGCAGTGGGCTTTGGAAGTGGTGCGGTTCACATACTGAATCCCACCACTTTACAAAGTGATCCGAAGGAATGTTTTCGCTCCACTGAAGACTGCATCCACCACATCACTTTCTCCTCAGACTCAAAGTACCTCGCCACTGCGGTGAGCAAGTCTGTTTATATCATCGTCTGCGCTGTAGCTTTCTTACAATCTCAAGTGACACACGGCAGCTTCTTTACCTTGTTCACTCTTAGGATGGCGGAAAAGCAGTGACGGTATTCCGCTTGCAGGCTGATGAAGGCTCTCTGCCTCGATGGACATTCTTGGGCAGATACCACTCCCACTACAAGCCCATCAAAGACCTTCTCTTTGGGGTTCATCTGGACAGCACACGACCAAGACTGCTCTCACTGGGACTGGACCGCCGTCTGGTTAGTCTGCTGGACTATGCACTAGTTTGGTGTTTTGTGATACTGTTTAATAGAGTGACACAACTCTCTGTGAAAAATAGGTGGAGTATGACCTGGAAAACAGTGATTTAAATGAGCTCGTCATCCTGAGCTCGGTGCGCATTGAGCAAAGCGCTGTGCCAACGGGCATGACTTGGTATCCTCCAATTACCACAGAGCAATTCCTTCTCGTGGCCTCAGACCAATACAAGATGAAGCTGTTAAACAGCATTACCAAAATGTGCAGGTCTGTGACCTACCGGAACAAGatcgtttttttaattttgtctcTGAATTTTGTCACGCGAACATTTATTACACGTGTTTTACGGAAGCAGAAAGACCCTCCTCGGCCCAACATTCGGCTCTCCCATTAAGAAAACGCTGGTCCTTCCCAAGTGCAGTGAACCTGAATCAAGTTCATATTACCTGGCATACATCACGGAGGACAAGGTCAGTGCTGGACGTTGTTTCGAGTATTTTACTGAGTAAGAGGCTTTAGGCTGGCAGCAGcttagcttttttttaatgggtaAGTGTGGTCGTGTCACAACTGCAAACACTTGAGTTTCTGTTTCTGATTGGTTGATGAGAATCTTGCAGTTGCCAAAACGTCCAACGGCACAACCTGTGTGCAAAAccttttctcttcatttcttACGTTTTCCTCTGTTGCTGGTTGTTGAATCGTTCATTAGTGCATGTTAGATcttgaatatatatatcttagATATATTAAATTACTGCTAAGAGTGTGTTGTTTATCCAGGTGGGTCTCCAGATAATGCCTCTGGATGGGAACCCCTACAAGTCCAATGCTCGGATCTGCCATCCGACAGGCGTGTCCACTTTTGCCTGCTCCTACGACGGCCGATTCGTTTTCACTGCTGGAACGTCTGACTGCACTGCACTGTTGTGGGAGATAAGCTTAAAGTGAGGTTAACTAACAGCcaccagagaggaagggggacaTTTTGTGTAACAATCGGAGTTAATCTTATTATTTGTTGTGAGCGCAGTGCATTGGAGGCAGCAGCTGCCCTGGGAGGGAAGGACCTGATTCCCTTTTACACTCTTTTAGACGGAGGAAGAGACGGAAAATTCTACAGGGTTTGTCAAAAGTTTTCCTTGTGTCCTA
Coding sequences:
- the cfap251 gene encoding cilia- and flagella-associated protein 251 encodes the protein MMSDAEEEKAKSSGVKREETGADTLKMTGQSQVYTATRDTLLPKNITHTPTHALSPEWVFGMNPALSAFNMQDHDQLVVLYGAAHVGVIYNHTTKSQHILQGHCCPISCMCVSDDRRWIASADHGPKSTVMIWDSYSGIPVRTLFDCHPVGGVVAMAFSSDTKHLVTLGAEEKQCVCIWNWTNEIDKPLWFTELDPDHGFHDYIIFNPYDSGQLLSNSRSHLLFYSTAQGSLQYVALNIEKHSPGTSQTAKMPRSSMSQSVFHLRLPRILTMTAATKIVVWDVMKDVDPNKSRPITIIRLQNDPITVLTVTDRFTVTGDTQGHIKFYNEEFKLLTWYTDFNLDAIVSISFSKECAQACPEVYNPEGKPLMMRNFVVSTATSEVVHVNIQSGIPQILLHKESEPIHAVACHPKLPVVVMGNLRGVLKVWDYDNKVIICSKVFETGQQIQCVTFDPQGLYLAVGFGSGAVHILNPTTLQSDPKECFRSTEDCIHHITFSSDSKYLATADGGKAVTVFRLQADEGSLPRWTFLGRYHSHYKPIKDLLFGVHLDSTRPRLLSLGLDRRLVEYDLENSDLNELVILSSVRIEQSAVPTGMTWYPPITTEQFLLVASDQYKMKLLNSITKMCRKTLLGPTFGSPIKKTLVLPKCSEPESSSYYLAYITEDKVGLQIMPLDGNPYKSNARICHPTGVSTFACSYDGRFVFTAGTSDCTALLWEISLNALEAAAALGGKDLIPFYTLLDGGRDGKFYREIEDLFYYCQVQHQGTDSMEKRQSSTKISLSDVPSLMRALAFFPSEQEIEDMHNEVLFSKYAETGKYVTDINLEELIKLYVNHRPALGISSNQLVQAFHILGNPDITGQPVLRRHVLLKLLQTRGENMTEEEVVECFTTLSRLSGDEEEEEEAGPGGEQSDTYNSGREHMTEEEVAECVTTPLSLSEEEEKEIQDEDEAEEAGSEGKQSDHDSYNSDSGNSSTLACVIPREVPMETFTGPIFS